A segment of the Elaeis guineensis isolate ETL-2024a chromosome 6, EG11, whole genome shotgun sequence genome:
ATATTCTATATCACATTCCTGCTTGCGACGAGGCTATTCGCAATTTAAGATGCCtagtttaaatatttttttttgattattaatttattaaatctgaattatacaaagaaaaatactGTATCATATTATATTCCTTTCaaattctccctctctttctctctctttctttgagCAAAATGGTAGGTTCTGTACACCTCTTATTTCATTGACGAGGTGAACTAGAGAGAAGCAGGTGTGGCCTTGAGAACAATCCATAATATAAACTAGCTGTCAGTTACattaattatttttcaagaacacCAAACTCATATCTGCAAAGCAATTTACGAGATCAGAGTATTTCCCTCAAAAGACCCTATCCCAAACAAAATCTACTACAGTGCAGAAAGAAGAATGATACTTAAATATTAATAAATGCATAGACCATTTCATTGGCCGTCTCCAAATGCTGCATGGCACATTCATCAGACCTTATTTTTGAGTTAGATGAAGCAAACACCAAAGGTCCATGTGCCTTATTATTGAGAAAAAGAGCTCATTATTCTTTCATGGAATCCACAAAGCTCTTGAAATTCTTATAGGAAGACCCTCCTTCCTTAGTGCACCTTTTAGCAATGTCCTTCCACATTAAGGCCCTGGCCTTCATTTCCTCATTCAAAAATATTTGGTCCACCTTCTCTTTGATCTGCTCTCTTGGAACAAATCCTTTGTCATCAGGATCTACGCTCAAACCAGTCTTCCAAACATCACAAATATAGCTCTGGTTGAGGAACTGATCGCCGAAGTAAGGCCAGCAGAGGAAAGGGACTCCATTCTTCACCCCTTCCAATGTCGAATTCCAACCACAATGAGAAAAGAAGCAAGCAATAAAAGGGTGAGCCAGTACCTGCTGTTGAGGAGACCATCCTACCAACTTTCCCTGGCCTCTAACTCGATCTCGAAACCCATCTAACCAGGCATCATCTGTCCCATCTGTGAGATCGTCTCTTACGAACCACAGTAATGGATGGCCGGAGAGTTCAAGCCCAAGTGCAAGCTCCTGGAATTGGTGCTGGTTGAAGACTGCCAAGCTTCCAAATGCCGCATAAATGATAGAGTTAGCCGGTTGCTCATCCAGCCAACTCATGCAGGTTGTATCCGCTTGCCAGAAATGCCCGACTGCCTTTCCAAATTGTTGGCTTGTGAGTAATGGTCCAACAGGCAACAAATTTGGAAAGAGTGTGAATGATGGCGACTCAAGGTCATAGAAGGAGTTGCAAATGATTGTTTCTGCAAGCTTCCTTCCTTGATTATTACTGAGCATGCACTTGAAGAAGAATCTTTCTGCTTCGAGATTACCGGCACAATTCCATGGAAGTTGGCTTGCGTGCACAGACGGCATGCCTGGGCTCAGCTGGAATCTCTCGCTCCTTTCTGGCATTCCTGCATGAAATGCAAATAGAAAAAATGCAATTTGTTGTCCTGGAGCTTGTTCTCACATAATgagatttgtttttttttttaaattataaacatGCTTGCTATGTGAATGCAACCAGTTTTCCCAATATTTCTTACACAATAAAGAGACTAGGAATCATTGAACCAGGTAATTACTCTAACACATTAATTTTATTTCTGGGTCATGTGaatcattttaaaaaatatcatatcttCAGCGGGGAGGCAAGCATGAGATTAAGCCCCATTCACTCTCtccttttgatttaaaattttataagttttGGATCtatgcatctatttttttttttcatcctctcAATGAATCAGATTGGACGTCCAATCTTTCTCAAGTGAAAGTTTTAGGTATGATTCGTCCAGATATTAGTAATTGGATTCTCTACAGGAATCGAATCTATTAGTCTCTTCAGCCATTTTTCCCCTTGAGATCCTTTCTATTCTTGATCTAAACCTTATCTATAGGTTTGTTAGATtgcaggattaaaaaaaaaaaaaacatagatatatttatttttcaccCATCAAATTTGAGCTGGGAAATGCTCTTTCTGGCATTCTGACATCCCATCCGACAAATTGTTAATGCACCTCACATCAATGCAGCGACCGTTACCAGACAGACAGCGCTAAACGGGTGGAGACAAAAAGTTAGGAAAGATATTGTTGTCGTCGTTACTCATAAGAtgcttcttttgaaaaaaaaccataaataataatatatgtaGAATTTAGGAGGCCCTGATTAGGTTGATTTTCTTACGGTAGATCTTTTTTCCCAAAATTTATTCTACAACGCGCAAAACACATGAGCATACGATGCATGCTAGATTTTGAGGATCCCATTTACAGATTGTTATATGAAAGAGCAACTTCCAACTCTACTCTCTCATATACTTTCTCTATTAATACCTTCTATCCCATcatattcttaaaataatttttttggataataaaaaaatattttttttatatatcttgCATGTAGATGTATTGAAATTGTAGCTTATGATAGAAATATCTTATATTCTTTCATGTTCTTAAAATGGGCATTTCATACATTTTGCATATGTGGTAGAGTTGCAATCTCAAGCTTTCCAAGTTTTGAAAATAACTTTTGTGTACACCTAACAGACGTAGCCCCCATTttaatatgtgtatatacatacatacatacatacatatatatatatatatatagatcaatAGTCAAGATAAACCAAATTTATTTCAATCCATATCTTAAAATGTGCAGTCCACTCAATTgactatttttcttctctttggaaATCAGGAAATATCACTAATCTATACTCTCTTCAAAGTCAGCATAGCTCAAGGTAGGTGTCATATTCCTCACCTTTTTTGAGAAGCTAATTAGAAATCTTTTGCAGTCAACTTGAGCCCCACAGACAATCAAATTTTCAGTGGCCTAAAGCCCCTATGGTCGCTACCTTCGTCCTATAACAACAAAGAATTGCCCTCAAAAGGCCACCGGCAAAGTTCAGCATTGGGAACTATTGGCATTAGATCCTCCCATgctgtaagaattgaatgatcaccccatctgccgtcccctatttatagcaccagatggggtaCTAATAGAGAAGGCACATCTCATCTGGAAACatatatcaagtcctcatatcacttatctgagagtccttaaacagaaggactctttaggGGATGATAcatcgattcctgccttctcatgcATGCATGCTTGTTAATGTGCATAATTTTTGTtgtataatgatgatgatgatgaaccaAAAtggttttaaatattttgattagtTTCCATGCTTATATATATTCTTTTGCTCATTAATTTTAATGCTTAGCTTACATCAAACATCAACAAGCACAGAGGTCCACTTTGCCGTCGAGAGAGCGGCACACATGCCGCAAGTGACATGCGTGATGATGCCATGAAATGAGCTAGGAATCATGCCATTCGCATCTCATGTAGGATGGCCAACACTAGTTGCACACAGGTTGTGACTCATGCCTAGCAGACTGGGTGTTAAAAGCTTCTATTTGCTCTAGGATTTGGATCTTGGCCTTTTAGTCTTGTTGTTTTTcacttttgaaaaaatttggaaaCTAGGTTTGATCCAGGTTAATCACTAGAGGTAGAAAGGGTAGAGAAAGTCAATCAAAGTGCCATCAAAGTCATattttctctcctttcttctttttctctttcgctCTTTGTTTGTTTTTGTTCTCTTTTCCCATCCCTCCCCCCTCCTCCCCATCTTTGGAAAAATTTGGAAACTAGACTTGATCCAGGTTAATCAGTAGAGGTAGAAAGGGTAGAGAAAGTCAATCAAGGTTCTATCAAAATCATATTTTCTCCCCTTTCTTCCCTTTCTCTTTCGCTCTTTGTTTGTTTTTGTTCTCTTTTCCCATCCCTccccccctccctcccccctccATGGCCACCAATGCATATGCTTAAATAGGGGTTTTCCCATGGCTTTAAAAAGAAGAatggagaagaaggggggaaggaGGATGGTTCGGCGATGGCACGATTGAGATTGCCATGTCTTGCAGTGAGAAGGCCGTAACTCGAATGTGGCATCCAGCCATGTGcaagagaaaggaaagaggaaAGGGGCATCACCCCTTGATATCTTGGTGGCAGCCCTCTTAGCCAGGAAAGAAGCAAGGAGAGGAGGGGGCTCACGGTAAGTAGCGATGGTGGTGATCTCGGCCGATAATAGTGTATTTTGGCTAAAATAATGTGATGAATCTTAGAACAGGAGAAGTGGAGCAaacgaaaaaatttttgaaagaaaaagagaggtctCGGGTGATGGCACTTAGTCATCGCACCACGGCGGCCACCGGAGATGAGGAAGAAAAGGTGAGAATGTGGGAAATGGTCTCAGTGATGATCAATTGCAAGGAAAATgagagagatttaaaaaaaaatttcaaatgagaTAACCTCAGATAAACAATGGATAAGACCATCAATTGCCAATTGCAATGGCCCCCAATAGCCATTAGCCACTTATACTTGCCTCAAAGAGTCCATACCGGCCATAAGTCCCTAGCCAAATCCATGGTGGGACCACTCGAGCAGAAGAACACAGTTGTGATTCCTCTATTTTGAGCCTTTGTTTTGGAATATGGGTTGAAGTCGGCTGGGCATCCATTGTTTATATTGGATGATTATATTTGCTGAAAAAATTGACCTCCTTTTGCAAGTCATAAAACTTgatcattaattttttatatctttcaggtaatACTTCATTGTCCCACTGCAACTATCTAAGCCCCACCTCGAGATCTACCTGATCATTAAAAATTTGTTGATACAAatgtttaaaatattctttatccaaAAAACAAAAATCCTCAACTTCAAATTTAAACTTCCCCCTTCAACCTTTTTGTAGGTAATAATACAATATCTTCTTTTGATTCGATTATCGGAGCTTACCCATGTGGGCTCTATTTATCAAGAGCTTGTCTCTATGATTAGCCCATAGAAACTAGCAAATGTGATTCGCGTGGTGCATGGCTATATGGTGCTTGTCGTGTGGGATataattttctcttcaaaatcttCTACCTATTCTGACCTTTTGCTAACTAGAAGCTATAAGCTTAATTTTCCTTTATATCTTCATATATCCCATGCTTAGCCTAGAGCCCTATTCACCATTTGGCTGCAGACCCTTGAACCTTCCCTTAACTCCATATATATGAAACATCACAtgaaaagaaataataataataataactgaAAAAGTAGCTTAGAAAAGAAAAAGGTTTTAAAAACTTGCaatttagcaaaaaataaaaataaaaaatatcatatagtgatgatgatgataaaccaatatgattttaaatattttcattaatttttatgcttatatatgtgtgtgtgtgtgtgtgtgtatgtatgtatgtatgtatgtaaatttcatgcttatatatattattttgctcATTAATTTTATGCTACAAGAAAAAAAGTTATTAGTGACGGCAAAGAAAACATTGCTAATAGCTGCTTTTACAGATcgataattatgatgaaaattttatctgtCATTAAAATCCTTaagcttattagcgatggcattttgGGTTATTAGCAATGGCTTTCCATcactataaaattaaattatttttagcgACTGCTTTAGCAATGTCaataagccatcgctaataacgcTGTCCTAAAAAATCCAAGGTCCGTGATGGGCTCGATTCTATCGACCGCTGCCTCCCCTCTACTCACCCACCTTCGGTCCTCATTTTTCTTCGTCCCACCATCGAAGCCCCCGAACTCCTCCCCCCAGCCCCCATGCTATCGGAGCTGCTTTAGATTTGGCGTCCCCTAGTCGAATCACGTGGTTCCAAGCCCGCATCCCCGAGCTGTCCCTTTCTTCTCGATTGCCTTCCAGAGCCAACGTCCCATTGCCCTGCCTCCTTTTTCCTTCTCCGTGCCTCCCTTTGCCAGATCAGACCCCTCGCCTCCTCCCCCTTTTCCCCATGTTGCTCCCCTTGTCGGATCAAACCCCCCGTCGCCTCTCTATTCTCCCCCACCCCTCCTCTTGCCGGATCGAAACCCCCgccacctcccccttctccccctaCCCCTCCTTTTGCCGGTTCGGATCCACGGTGTTCCACCTTCTCCCCCCATCTCTCTCCTTGTTAGATCGGACCCCCCACCACCTCTTCCTTCtccccccgcccctccccttaTTAGACTGGAGCTGTGGCCCCATCTCCCTCCTTCGAAGCACCCAGTCATTGGAGCACCCCACCATCAGACCCACACCACCATCGCACTGTGTGTATTAGCGATGGTGATGGTGCGACAGTGATGGCTTCATTACCGTCACCACACTCCAttcttatcatttaaaattttaaatatttaaaattagatttattcaattatcataaattaataatatttaaatttaaatattattaatttagatattaataatatttaaattaataatattattaatttaaataatattattaataatattatttaaattaatattatttttgagaggTAGAATCACTCTGAAAAGCTTTTCGATGAGAGTAGTCTTACTACTTTCGACGGTAGAGGTTCGAGGTAGACCACCGTCGGACCGGCTCTGATCTACTCATCTACTCTAGTGGTGGTTAGAGCAGCTTGATGATTGGATTCTAGGCCCTAGACTTGGTCCGAAGTCCAAATACATTTTCAGACTGGACTTAAGGAGGGGTGTGGCCTAGCCCAGCCCGATCTATTTTCAGTCCTATTTGTAAAGCCACTCGATACTTTAGAACCTCCAGGATGGAATTTGTCTGAATGCCAGCCTGGTGTGCTCATGCAGCCTAGTCATTTGGCGTGCTCCAAGTCCGTATGCATGGTACGTGCATCCCGACCGTCCCCATTTGCAATGATGTTAATTTACTTAGAAAcccactaatttaaaaattttaaaaatattgcattgCATAAAATCATAAATCCATCTTTTTCTTAATATATATTGTACGgcatccgtatatttatatatttttgtacggatggaagaattatataaATTAGTCAAGTGACTGTCTagtttggatagtttgaaaattataattaattttatagataattatagtaatcaaacggtatgttgagagttcaaaaaaaattttaaacagtaattttttttagttttcctCATGTATCTTCAGTCATGTgggaagaactaagaaaaaatactatcaaaattttttttgacccctattgcatatcgtttgattactataatcgacctatagaattaatgtaattcttgaataggaTAGAACCTTCTatatctattagttgatgataggatgtatttattatgtaagtcattttaaataataaaataattgataagcaTTTTATCTTGTATTTATATATACAGAATCTTTAGATAGTATACCATGGACTATAGTTGGATGGACCATCGAATAGTGGACGGGATGATTTTTGCTAAATATAAGGAGGGTGTCCAGTACTTCTGTGACTATACTTTTAGAAATGCGGCACTTTTAGTTCAAAGACAGGCTCATTGTCCTTGTAAGTGATGTgtcaatagaaaaatatttaataGGGATACAATAATTATCCATTTATATAAGAATGAATTTATGCTAAACTATAAGTATTGGTACTTGCATGGGAAGATACGGGAGACAATCGTAAGAATTAGAAGTCAACAGGACAGGGACACAGATAGAATGAAACACATACTGTATTATCAGCTATGTCAGAGTTGTTGAATTTGAAAGTCAAGTTTAATATAAcagtcaattgttatgataggatgacagcaataataaagaagataCTACCGAAGGATGAGAGGCTTGTTGGGAGCTTCTGTGCTTTAAAGAAAATGGTAAAAGGGTTAGGCATAGGATACGAAAAGATTGATGCATACcgtaatgattgcatgcttttctacAAAGAGGACCAACTGAAAAGCTCATGTGATATATACGATGAAGCCGATTTAAGTCGAGACAAGAGGATAGAAATCAGAAAGACATACCATATAAGGTTCTTCAATATCTTCCCCTCACTCTTAAGCTTCGAAGGCTCTACTTTTTTAAGAGTACTGTCggacagatgagatggcacaaagaaagAATTGTAAGCACACCGATACGGTGAGTCATCCGTCAGATAGTGAGGCATGGAAGAACTTTGAtgcttgccatcctttatttgctcAAAAATCATACAATATTTGACTGGATCTATCTACAAATGAGTTTGGACTGTTCAATCATGCAGCGGCCCCTTATTTATGTTAGCCAATCTTTATTACTCTATACAATATGTTGCTTGAGATGTGCATAAAAgaatataacatctttcttacattagtcattcttAAACCATGACACCCTAATAGaggcattgatgtatatctaaggcctcttgttgatgagctaaaattcttATAGTCTGATGGCACACGTGTTAAAAAAATACCTTAAGATTTGGTCCACAATAAGCCAAGAACGAGGTCCAAGATGACGAACGAAATCCAACGAGCTCAAAAACAGCCTAAATAGAGTTCAGATGACAAAGATACGCATGAGATAAGGCCAGTAGCAGGTTGGTACAACCTATGGGCCATCAGAGTGGGCCCATGGGCTGGAGTAGGTCACAGTCAGGCATGGCCCAAGCCAGCACATAGGCCTGCCCAAGCACGCCCGGGCTGGCCGCAGACATGCGGCGTGGTTCTCGGGTGTGGGCACAAGCGGGCCGTCCGCGGGTGCAGCCCAGTGCAGGCGTGCATGGGGGAAATTCAAATTTTGGCATGATCCATGGTAGACTGCATGATGTGTCACAGTCCATGCATCCACCATGGACTAGACCAATGCAGGAGGCGAAAATTGCGATCCAAGAGAGCTTGTGCACGGTCTAATGGCCCAGTAGGCTTGCGATCGTGATCTGATGGTCCAAATTGATTTCAAGATTGATCAGAAAGTAGGGGACGCTTGATTGCGCAATTGGATGGCCATGATTTAAGTCGGTCATGATCGGATGGTCCAAAAGAATTttaggatttgatttgagctcGGTACCCTAATGAAACACAGTTTTAATAATTTTGaagcctatatagctctgattgacgAGCTGTTTGTTGTATGGGATAGTTGGTGACGTCTAGATCATGTAGAGGCCTCAAGAGAGATTTCAAAGAGTTTTTGTGAGAATTTtagagcttcttgttgagagatctttgtacaaggattgagtggtgagtttctcttgtatttatttgattttttttctctcatagtaaagtttgcacaTCCCGTAGAGGTAGGCTTGAAACCAATCCATATTACTTTGATTTGTTTATGGTATTTTTatctttcccttttctttttttcctccaccaataagtggtatcagagcatagcaATTGGTATCTAAGCCTGGTTATCGTGGACAAGTGGTACCCGACAATTCGGATAGAGGTGGTGTTGATCGATATAGAAAATAGAGAAGACAAGCataattaagatggagatcaactgATTTGATGggaagaaaaattttctcttgtgacaagcgaaggtgaaggatgtgctcatccaatacagattgatcgatgctc
Coding sequences within it:
- the LOC105046644 gene encoding UDP-glycosyltransferase 83A1-like, coding for MPERSERFQLSPGMPSVHASQLPWNCAGNLEAERFFFKCMLSNNQGRKLAETIICNSFYDLESPSFTLFPNLLPVGPLLTSQQFGKAVGHFWQADTTCMSWLDEQPANSIIYAAFGSLAVFNQHQFQELALGLELSGHPLLWFVRDDLTDGTDDAWLDGFRDRVRGQGKLVGWSPQQQVLAHPFIACFFSHCGWNSTLEGVKNGVPFLCWPYFGDQFLNQSYICDVWKTGLSVDPDDKGFVPREQIKEKVDQIFLNEEMKARALMWKDIAKRCTKEGGSSYKNFKSFVDSMKE